GATGCCGGCCGAGGAGGCCCCGCTGACCTTCAGCCACCGGCTGCTGCGACGCGAAGCCCGCGACTTCCTGCACGACCTGATCGCCGACCTGATCGACATGCACGACGGCCTCGCCGACAACCCGGCCGTCTGGACCCTCCAGGCCCGCTTCCCCCGCGTCCCGGCGTAGTCACAGCCGTCCGCCGGACAGCACCTCCCGGAACACCTGCGCCGAGCGCGGGTTCTGCCCGCACTGCCACACGCCGTGCGGACAGTAGTCGGTGATGCTGTGGTACACCGGCTCGTGCTCGGCGAACCAGGCCAGCATGCCCCGTACGTACTCCGGATTGTCGCCGTGCCGGAACAGTCCCCACTCGGGGTACGAGACCCGCTTGCCGTGCGCCCTCGCGAAATCGACCTGCCGCTGCAGACCGTAGGGCTGCGCGACCTGCTCGGCGAAGGTACGGCCGGGCTCCTGGTCGTAGGAATCCATGCCGACGATGTCCACCACGTCGTCACCGGGATAGCAGCTCGTCCAGGCGATCGCGTCACCCCCGCGGTTGGGGGCGTAGTCGAAACGGAATGCCTGCCCCTCGACCGAACGCATCGCCGCCACGATGCGCCGCCAGTACGCCTTCCAGTTCTCGGGATCCGGACGGCAGCGGTGGGTGTAGTCGAAGCCGTTCATCTCCCAGCCGAGCACGATCACCGTGTCCGGCAGCCCCAGACCGACCAGCCGCCTGGCCAACCGCCGGAAGTGCTCGTCGTTCGCCCCGCGCGCGCCCGAGCGGATCAGCTCCGCGACCCGGGCGTCGGGAACACCGGCCTCGTTGCGCTCCTGCATCGGCACGTTGAGGACGAACAGCCGATCGGCCCTCTCCCCGCGCCACCGCGCCCACGTGCGCAGGGAATCCGGCGCCCCCTCGATGTTCGCCCACGTGTCGCCGGGCAGGTAGGTGTGCCCGGCGCGCAGGTCCGTACCGCCGAGCCAGCGCGACAGCTCCTCCATCCGCTCGACGCCGGGCGAGCCGTAGTGCAGGTAGGCGCCCACCGCCGTCCCCGCGGCCTCGCTCCCCGCACCGCCCCCGGCCCCCTCCCGCGGCGGCCGGACGCCACCGAAGCCGCCCACGACGAGCAGGGCGACGACGACCACACCGACACAGGCGCCCGACAGCCGGCGACCCAAACGGAACATGACACCTCCACAGGCCTCGCGCACCAGGGCACCTTCCAGCACGTTAGGCACCACCCCGGCAACCCGCCCGCCCGACCACCCCCCACTCGCCCATTCGCCACACCCCGCCGCCCGATCCAGCCTCGCGGCCCCCTCACCCCCGCCCCATCCCAGCCCCGCCGGCGTCTGAGGCGCGGGGGCCCGGGGGCAGCGCCCCGCTCTCCCAGCCCCGCCGGCGTCTGAGGCGCGGGGGCCCGGGGGCAGCGCCCCGCTCTCTCAGCCCCGCCGGCGTTTGAGGCGCGGGGGCCCGGGGGCAGCGCCCCCGCAACGACGCCGCACCCACACCACAACCGACGGCCCCGCCACGAAAGAACCGACGGCCGGCCCGGCTACGAAAGCACCCGCACCCCCAACTGAGACGCAAGCGCCGGCGCCAGGTCGAACAGCTGCGCCGGGCTGATCACCGCCCCGGCCAGCGCGTCCACCCCCCGCGCGATCTCCAGTACGGCGGCCTCCCGCAGATCCACGTCCGCCATACGCACCCCGGAGAAGTCCACCCCCCGCAGGGCGCAGTCCCGGAACTCCACCCGCTCCAGCACCGCGCCCCCGAAGTCCGGCTCCACGAGCACGCACCCCTCGAAGACGACGTCCTTCAGCCGTGCCTTCCGCAGGTTCAGATAGTCGATCTTGCCGCCCCGGACCACCACCCGCTCCAGCCCCGCCCCGTGCAGCTGCACCCCGCCCAGGCGCGCGTCCACCAGCTCCACGTCGCGCAGCGACACCTCCGACAGGTCGGTGCCGACCCCGCGAACCCCCTCCAGCAGCGAATCCAGGATCCGCGCCCTCGCCAGCCCCGCCTCGTCCAGCGAGCAGCGCCGCAGCGCGCAGTCCATGAACCGCGCCCCGACCCCCTCCTGCCCCGCCAGGTCCAGGTCCGCGAACTCCAGCCCGTCGTAGTCCCCGTCCGGCTCCAGCTCCGGCCCCTCCCAGGGCGACAGCTCCGGCAGCCGCACCTCCGGCCTCCGCGCCGCCTTCACCGACTGCTGCCGACCGTTTCGCACCATGCCCCCATCGTGACCGACGCCACCGACAGCGGCCCGCGCTCCCGCCGCGGCCGCCCTACGCCCGGCCGAGTTCCGCCAGCGCGCCGTCCGTCAGCCGGTACACCGACCACTCCTCCTGCGGCCGCGCGCCCAGAGCCTCGTAGAAGCCGAGGGCCGGCGCGTTCCACTTCAGCACCGACCACTCCAGCCGCTCGTAGCCGCGCTCGACGCACGTACGCGCCAGCTCCGCCAGCAGCGCCTTGCCGTGGCCGCCACCGCGCACGCCCGGCCGTACGTACAGGTCCTCCAGGTAGATGCCGTGCGCACCCCGCCAGGTGGAGAAGGACAGGAACCACACCGCGAACCCGACGACCTCCCCGTCCGCGGTCTCCGCCACGTGCGCGAACACCGCCGGCCGCTCGCCGAACAGCGCCTCCCGCAACTGCTCCTCGGTGGCCCGCGCCTCGTGCGGCACCTTCTCGTACTGTGCGAGTTCACGGATCATCGCGTGGATGACGGGGACATCGGCGACTTCGGCGCTACGGATCATGCGGGCAGCCTAGGTCGCGGCCCTCGGACCGAATCCCCGGGCGCAACGCCGGAAGGCCCCGGGCGTCAAACCCGGGGCCTTCCGCTGCTGGAGCCCCCTGTCGGATTCGAACCGACGACCTACGCATTACAAGTGCGTTGCTCTGGCCGGACTGAGCTAAGGAGGCAGTGCGCACCCGCCGTGTACTGCGAGCGAAACCGCCATCACTCTACACAGCAGGCGAATCCCCCGGCCATCACATTGGCCCCGCACGGTGCGCACCAGGCAGCCGGGTCCGACAGATCGCACAAAGTTCGAAGTCACGGCCGGGCGGTGCTGACAGCGGCGGGCGCGGCGGGTAGCGTCGGGCGGAGTCCGGATTCTGGACTAGACCTTCCACTCGGATCGTCCGGCACGTTCCTGCCGGTAGAAGGGATTCACCACCATGGCTTCTGTCACCTTCGACAAGGCGACCCGTCTGTACCCGGGCGGCGACAAGCCCGCCGTCGACCAGCTGGAGCTGGAGATCGAGGACGGCGAGTTCCTCGTCCTCGTCGGCCCCTCCGGCTGCGGCAAGTCCACCTCGCTGCGCATGCTGGCCGGCCTGGAGGACGTCAACGGCGGCGCCATCCGCATCGGTGACCGCGACGTCACGCACCTGCCGCCCAAGGACCGGGACATCGCGATGGTGTTCCAGAACTACGCGCTCTACCCGCACATGAGCGTCGCCGACAACATGGGCTTCGCGCTCAAGATCGCCGGCGAGGACAAGGCCACCATCCGCAAGAAGGTGGAGGACGCGGCGAAGATGCTGGACCTCACCCAGTACCTGGACCGCAAGCCGAAGGCGCTCTCCGGCGGCCAGCGCCAGCGCGTCGCCATGGGCCGTGCGATCGTCCGCAAGCCGCAGGTGTTCCTGATGGACGAGCCGCTGTCGAACCTCGACGCCAAGCTCCGCGTCTCGACGCGTACGCAGATCGCGGCCCTCCAGCGCGACCTCGGCATCACCACCGTCTACGTCACCCACGACCAGGTCGAGGCCATGACCATGGGCGACCGGGTGGCCGTGCTCAAGGACGGCCTGCTCCAGCAGGTCGACACCCCGCGCAACATGTACGACCGCCCCGCGAACCTCTTCGTCGCCGGCTTCATCGGCTCTCCGGCCATGAACCTGGTCGAGGTCCCGATCACCGACGGCGGCGTGAAGTTCGGCGACAGCGTGCTCGCCGTGTCGCGCGCGGCACTGTCCGCCGCGGCCGACGCCGGCGACCGCACCGTCACGGTCGGCGTCCGCCCGGAGCACTTCGACGTCGCCGAGACCGGTGGTCTGACCATCACCGTGAACGTCGTCGAGGAGCTCGGCGCCGACGGGTACGTCTACGGCTCGACCTCGGCCGCCGAGGGCTCCCAGGACCTCGTCGTCCGCGTGGGCGGCCGCCAGGTCCCCGAGAAGGGCTCCAGCCTGCACGTCGTGCCGCGGGCGGGCGAGATCCACGTCTTCTCGACGTCTTCCGGGCAGCGCCTGTCCGACTAGTCGGACCGCGTACGGAGGTTGGAGGGGCGTCTCGCCAAGGGGCGCCCCTCCGCCGTCCGTTGCCGGCCGGCACCCCCAGGAACCCCGGCAGACCGGGCCATTCGGACGCGGCCGTCAACCCGTAATTCGAAAGATTCCCTCGAACCATCCCCCGTCAGGGTGACTAAATGTCGCCAAATCTTCACCGAGCGCTACTCTCGCCCTCGTGACCCACACTGCCCGCCGTATCGGCCGTTCCCTCGCCCTGGTCCTGCCCGTCGTCCTGGTCCTGTCCGGGACCCTCGCGGTCACCATGGTCCCCTGGGCGGACACCTCCTCCTCCCAGCTCGTCACCGCCTCCGCCGAGGGCGTCTCCGCGCCCGCCAAGCCGCGCGCCGCCCACGAGGTGCTGCGCACCCGGCTCGTCGGCGAACTGCAGCAGGGCCAGGCGCCCGGCGACGTACTGACCCACCTCCAGCAGGAGGTGAACCGCCGGCCGTCGCTCGCCGAGCACTGCGTGGGGATCGCCCGTGCGCTCGGGCGCGCCGCGGTCGAGGCGTACGGCCCGACCAAGGCCCAGTCGTTCGCCCGCCCCGTCTGCGACACCTCGTACGCCTCCGGCGTCGCCTCCATGGGCTGACGGGCGGCCCGTCCCTACGCTGGCCGCCATGACCGACGACCGGCGATCCGCCTCCTCCGCAGCCGCGTTCCCCGCCGCCCCCGTCCAGGCAGTCGTCCTGGCGGGCGGCCAGGGGTCGCGGCTGCGTCCGTACACCGACGACCGCCCCAAGCCGATGGTGGAGATCCCGGGGACCGGGCTGCCGATCATCGGGCACCAGCTGGCCTGGCTGGCGGCCGAGGGGGTCACCGACGCCGTGGTCTCGTGCGGGCACCTCGCGGGGGTGCTCCAGGAGTGGCTGGCCGAGGCGCCGCTGCCGCTCCGCGTGACGACGGTGGTCGAGGAGGAGCCGCTGGGGCGCGGCGGCGGCCTGAAGTACGCCGCGCGGCACCTGCCGTACCCGGACGCGTCCTGGTACGCGACGAACGGCGACGTCTGGACGCGGTTCCCGCTGCGGGACATGGCGGCCTTCCACGCCGAGCGCGGGGCGGTCGCGACCCTCGCGCTGGCCCGGCCGCGGATCCCGTGGGGGGTGGTGGAGACCAACGAGTTCGGGCAGGTACTGGACTTCATCGAGGCCCCGCTGTCGCCCTATCCGGTGAACGCCGGGGTGTACGTCTTCGGACCCGAATTCGCCGCTCTGCTCCCGGACTTGGGAGACCACGAGCGCACCACCTTCCCGCGGCTGGCGCGGGAGCGGCGGCTGGCGGGCTTCCCGCTGCCCCAGGGCGCCTACTGGCGGGCGATCGACACGGCCAAGGACCTCACCGAGGCGGCAAGGGAGTTGGCCGCGCAGACGGGCGCCTGAGGCCGCCGCAGCCCGGCGCCCGCCGCAGCCCCGGCCCGACCCCGTCGTCCGCCCGTCCCCCACGACCCCCGCACACACCACAGGGGCCCGGCACGCTCTCGCGTGCCGGGCCCCTGTGTGTGCCGGCCCCTGGCGGAGGGCTCAGCCGATGAGCCCGCCGATCAGGCCGGGCTGCTTGGTCGGAGCTGTGCTTCCCCCGCGCGTGGTGCTCCCCGACGAGGAGGTCGGCGACTTCGGTGCCGCGGACTGCCGGGGCGTGCTGCGCGGGGTCTGCTTGCCGGTCGTGCCCCTGGTCGCGGTGGGCGACTCCGAGCCCGTCCCCGCGGTCCCCCGCGAGGGTGCGCCCGAGGCGGTCCTGCCGGCCTTGGCGGACGACTCGGACGGGGTGGGCGTCGGCGAGGACGACTGCCGGTTCGGCTGCTGTGCGGGCTGCTGCCTGGCCGGCGCCTGCGGCAGCGGGCGGCCCGGCAGGTAGTTGCTGGGAGCCTCGCCGGGACCGGGGACGGTGACCACGGTGGTGGAGCGGACGGCGCCGCCGAGGAGCGAGCCGACGAGCAGGGTGAGGCCGCAGACGACGGTCGCCATGACGGCCCCGCGCCGCAGCACGCGGCGGCGCAGCTGCCACACCTCGGAGCGGGGGCCGAGGGTGCGCCACGCCTCGCCGGCGAGCCGCCCGTCGAGGGAGTACACCGGGGCGCCCGCGATGATCAGCGGGCTCCAGGCGGCGAGGTAGATGATGTCGGGCGCGTCGTAGGCCGGGACGGTCTTCCAGCTGACCGTCATCAGCAGCGCGGCGGACAGCAGCGCCCCGAAGCAGGCGGCGAACCGCTGCCACAGGCCGAAGACCGTCAGGACGCCGACGATGACCTGGAGGAAGGCCACACTGAGCCCGGCCCCCACCGGGTGGGCGAGCGCGAAGTCGCGCAGCGGCTCGGCCAGCGCCCACGGGGTCAGGGTGTTCAGCCAGGTGACCATGGAGCCGCGCTCGCCGCCGTCGAAGTAGACGGGGTCGCACAGCTTGCCCATGCCGGCGTAGATGGAGATGAAGCCGAGGAAGACGCGCAGCGGGAGCAGCACGACGCCGAGGTTCATCCGGCGGCCGGGGTAGTAGGAGGCCTGCGCCCGGTTGTCGGCCGCGGGGCGCCGGGAGTCGGGCCCGTTGCCCGCCCCGGAGCCGGGCGGCTGCTCGTACGGGAGGTCCCGTACGGCGGCCAGCGGGCGCGTCTCGGCGGGGTCCCCGTAGCTGCGCTGGCCGACGACGGTCGGCGTGGCGAGGGTGTCCTCGGCGAGGTCGTGGGCCATGTCGACGCGCGGGATGACCTGGGTCGCGCCGCCGTCGTAGGCGTCGTGGCCGCGGACGGCCTGGAGCAGTCCGCCCATGGCCGCGGCACTGTCGCCGGTGTCGGACTTGCCGCTCCAGACCACGGGGGCCCGGCGGCGGGTGGCCCCGGCGGCGGCCACCACGGCGCCGCCCAGGACGGGTGCGCGGCCGGGGGCCTTCGCGGGCTTGGAACGCGCGCTCGGGCTCGGTGCGAGCCGCACGCGGAAGCTGGCGTGGTTGACGATGACCTGTGCGGGGTCGCACGGCACCTTGACCATGCTCAGCGCGGGCTGGTCGTCGAACCCTGACGTTCTGGTGTCCACACTCATCTAACCGAGTGATCAGTGGTTAGGACACTGCCTTGACATCAGGGATCTGTCCGAGACCCGTCAAGATCAAGCCACCCCGCCCGAAACGGGCGGGGTGGCACGCTCACGGGTCACTTTCCGTGGGCCAAGTGGATCAAGCGATCAGGTGCGGCGGTCAGGTCCGGGGCTGCGCGGCGCGGCGGCGGGCCGCCTCGTAGAGCACGACGCCCGCGGCGACACCGGCGTTGAGGGACTCGGCGCCGCCCGGCATCGGGATGCGCACGAGGTAGTCGCAGTTCTCGCCGACGAGGCGGCCCAGGCCCTTGCCCTCGGAGCCGACGACGATGACGACCGGGCCGCCGAGCGCCTCCAGGTCCTGCACCTCGTGCGTGCCCTCGGCGGCGAGGCCGACGACGGCGATGCCGGCCTTCTTGTACTCCTGCAGGGCGCGGGTGAGGTTGGTGACGCGGGAGACCGGGGTGCGGGCCGCGGTGCCGGCCGAGGTCTTCCAGGCACCGGCGGTCATACCGGCGGCGCGGCGCTCGGGGATGACCACGCCGTGGCCGCCGAAGGCGGAGACGGAGCGGACGATCGCGCCGAGGTTGCGCGGGTCGGTGACGCCGTCGAGGGCGACGATGAGGGGGTCCTCACCGTTGTCGTAGGCCTCGGCGGTGAGGTCCTCGGGGTGTGCGTACTCGTACGGCGGGACCTGGAGGACCAGGCCCTGGTGGTTGAGCCCGTTGGTCATGCGGTCGAGTTCGGGGCGCGGGGCTTCCATCAGGTTGACGTTGCCGCGCTCGGAGGCGAGCTGGAGGGCTTCGCGGACGCGCTCGTCGTTGTCGATGAACTGCTGGACGTAGAGCGTCGTGGCGGGCACGCCGTCGCGCAGCGCCTCGAAGACCGGGTTGCGGCCGACGACCATCTCGCTGGTGCCCTTGGGGCCGCCGCGGCGCGGTGCCGGACGGCGCTTGGCGGCCTGGCGGGCCATGGCGTTGGCGATGCGGTTCGCCTTGTGCTTCTTGCGGTCCTCGGCCTTGGGCGTGGGGCCCTTGCCCTCCAGGCCCTTGCGCCGCTGGCCACCGCTGCCGACCGTAGCGCCCTTCTTGTTGGACGTGCGGCGGTTCCTGCGCTGGCTGTTCCCGGCCATGACCTCTACCTGTTTCGTTGGTGCTGCGATATGTACGTATGAAGAGTGTGCCGCCCGGGGGGCCGGGCGGCACAGTCGGACTGCTCCGGGTGCCGGGGGCTCAGCGGGGGCCGAGCGTCCAGCGCGGCCCCGTCGGGCTGTCCTCGATGACCAGACCGGACTGCTGGAGCTGGTCGCGGATGGCGTCGGCGGTCGCCCAGTCCTTGCGGGACCGGGCGGACTCGCGCTGGTCCAGGACAAGGCGTACGAGCGTGTCCACGGCGCCGTGGAGGTCCTCGCCTCGGTCGCTCTCGCCGGCCCAGTGCGCGTCGAGCGGGTCCAGGCCGAGGACGCCCAGCATGGCCCGTACCTCGGACAGGCGGGCGATGGCCGCGTCCTTGTCGTCGGCGGCGAGCGCGCTGTTGCCCTGACGGACGGTGGTGTGGACGATGGCGAGCGCCTGCGGGACGCCGAGGTCGTCGTCCATGGCCTCGGCGAAGGCGGGCGGGACCTCCTCCGCCGCCTCGACCGGGCCGCCGGCCTTCTCCACGACGCGCTGGATGAAGCCCTCGATGCGGGCGAAGGCCGACTCGGCCTCGCGCAGCGCCTCCTCGCTGTACTCGATCATCGACCGGTAGTGCGGGGTGCCGAGGTAGTAGCGCAGGACGATCGGGCGCCACTGCTTGACCATCTCGGAGACGAGCACCGAGTTCCCGAGGGACTTGGACATCTTCTCGCCGGACATGGTGACCCAGGCGTTGTGGACCCAGTAGTTCGCGAACTCGTCGCCGAAGGCCTTGGCCTGGGCGATCTCGTTCTCGTGGTGCGGGAAGATCAGGTCGAGGCCGCCGCCGTGGATGTCGAAGGCCTCGCCGAGGTACTTGTGCGCCATGGCTGAGCATTCGAGGTGCCAGCCGGGACGGCCGCGGCCCCACGGGGTCTCCCAGGAGGGCTCGCCCGGCTTGACGGACTTCCACATGGCGAAGTCGCGCGGGTCGCGCTTGCCCGTCTCGCCCTCGCCGGAGGGCTGGAGCAGGTTGTCGAGCTCCTGGTTGGACAGGCTCAGGTAGCCGGGGAAGGAGCGCACGTCGAAGTAGACGTTGCCGTCGGCCTCGTAGGCGTGGCCGCGCTCGATCAGCCCGCGCATCATCTCGATCATCTCGGGGACATGGCCCGTGGCGCGCGGCTCGTAGGTGGGCCGCAGGCAGCCGAGGGCGTCGTACCCGCTGTTGAAGGCCTGCTCGTTGTCGTAGCCGATGGACCACCAGGGGCGGCCCTGCTCGGCCGACTTCGCGATGATCTTGTCGTCGATGTCGGTGACGTTGCGGATGAA
This DNA window, taken from Streptomyces sp. TN58, encodes the following:
- a CDS encoding pentapeptide repeat-containing protein yields the protein MVRNGRQQSVKAARRPEVRLPELSPWEGPELEPDGDYDGLEFADLDLAGQEGVGARFMDCALRRCSLDEAGLARARILDSLLEGVRGVGTDLSEVSLRDVELVDARLGGVQLHGAGLERVVVRGGKIDYLNLRKARLKDVVFEGCVLVEPDFGGAVLERVEFRDCALRGVDFSGVRMADVDLREAAVLEIARGVDALAGAVISPAQLFDLAPALASQLGVRVLS
- a CDS encoding GNAT family N-acetyltransferase, with the protein product MIRSAEVADVPVIHAMIRELAQYEKVPHEARATEEQLREALFGERPAVFAHVAETADGEVVGFAVWFLSFSTWRGAHGIYLEDLYVRPGVRGGGHGKALLAELARTCVERGYERLEWSVLKWNAPALGFYEALGARPQEEWSVYRLTDGALAELGRA
- a CDS encoding ABC transporter ATP-binding protein, coding for MASVTFDKATRLYPGGDKPAVDQLELEIEDGEFLVLVGPSGCGKSTSLRMLAGLEDVNGGAIRIGDRDVTHLPPKDRDIAMVFQNYALYPHMSVADNMGFALKIAGEDKATIRKKVEDAAKMLDLTQYLDRKPKALSGGQRQRVAMGRAIVRKPQVFLMDEPLSNLDAKLRVSTRTQIAALQRDLGITTVYVTHDQVEAMTMGDRVAVLKDGLLQQVDTPRNMYDRPANLFVAGFIGSPAMNLVEVPITDGGVKFGDSVLAVSRAALSAAADAGDRTVTVGVRPEHFDVAETGGLTITVNVVEELGADGYVYGSTSAAEGSQDLVVRVGGRQVPEKGSSLHVVPRAGEIHVFSTSSGQRLSD
- a CDS encoding nucleotidyltransferase family protein; the protein is MTDDRRSASSAAAFPAAPVQAVVLAGGQGSRLRPYTDDRPKPMVEIPGTGLPIIGHQLAWLAAEGVTDAVVSCGHLAGVLQEWLAEAPLPLRVTTVVEEEPLGRGGGLKYAARHLPYPDASWYATNGDVWTRFPLRDMAAFHAERGAVATLALARPRIPWGVVETNEFGQVLDFIEAPLSPYPVNAGVYVFGPEFAALLPDLGDHERTTFPRLARERRLAGFPLPQGAYWRAIDTAKDLTEAARELAAQTGA
- a CDS encoding DoxX family protein; translation: MSVDTRTSGFDDQPALSMVKVPCDPAQVIVNHASFRVRLAPSPSARSKPAKAPGRAPVLGGAVVAAAGATRRRAPVVWSGKSDTGDSAAAMGGLLQAVRGHDAYDGGATQVIPRVDMAHDLAEDTLATPTVVGQRSYGDPAETRPLAAVRDLPYEQPPGSGAGNGPDSRRPAADNRAQASYYPGRRMNLGVVLLPLRVFLGFISIYAGMGKLCDPVYFDGGERGSMVTWLNTLTPWALAEPLRDFALAHPVGAGLSVAFLQVIVGVLTVFGLWQRFAACFGALLSAALLMTVSWKTVPAYDAPDIIYLAAWSPLIIAGAPVYSLDGRLAGEAWRTLGPRSEVWQLRRRVLRRGAVMATVVCGLTLLVGSLLGGAVRSTTVVTVPGPGEAPSNYLPGRPLPQAPARQQPAQQPNRQSSSPTPTPSESSAKAGRTASGAPSRGTAGTGSESPTATRGTTGKQTPRSTPRQSAAPKSPTSSSGSTTRGGSTAPTKQPGLIGGLIG
- the rlmB gene encoding 23S rRNA (guanosine(2251)-2'-O)-methyltransferase RlmB, coding for MAGNSQRRNRRTSNKKGATVGSGGQRRKGLEGKGPTPKAEDRKKHKANRIANAMARQAAKRRPAPRRGGPKGTSEMVVGRNPVFEALRDGVPATTLYVQQFIDNDERVREALQLASERGNVNLMEAPRPELDRMTNGLNHQGLVLQVPPYEYAHPEDLTAEAYDNGEDPLIVALDGVTDPRNLGAIVRSVSAFGGHGVVIPERRAAGMTAGAWKTSAGTAARTPVSRVTNLTRALQEYKKAGIAVVGLAAEGTHEVQDLEALGGPVVIVVGSEGKGLGRLVGENCDYLVRIPMPGGAESLNAGVAAGVVLYEAARRRAAQPRT
- the cysS gene encoding cysteine--tRNA ligase, whose protein sequence is MTIRLYDTNARQIRDFTPLVPGCVSIYLCGATVQAAPHIGHIRSGLNFDMMRRWFEYRGYDVTFIRNVTDIDDKIIAKSAEQGRPWWSIGYDNEQAFNSGYDALGCLRPTYEPRATGHVPEMIEMMRGLIERGHAYEADGNVYFDVRSFPGYLSLSNQELDNLLQPSGEGETGKRDPRDFAMWKSVKPGEPSWETPWGRGRPGWHLECSAMAHKYLGEAFDIHGGGLDLIFPHHENEIAQAKAFGDEFANYWVHNAWVTMSGEKMSKSLGNSVLVSEMVKQWRPIVLRYYLGTPHYRSMIEYSEEALREAESAFARIEGFIQRVVEKAGGPVEAAEEVPPAFAEAMDDDLGVPQALAIVHTTVRQGNSALAADDKDAAIARLSEVRAMLGVLGLDPLDAHWAGESDRGEDLHGAVDTLVRLVLDQRESARSRKDWATADAIRDQLQQSGLVIEDSPTGPRWTLGPR